Proteins from one Streptomyces sp. NBC_00289 genomic window:
- a CDS encoding septal ring lytic transglycosylase RlpA family protein produces MSRRILQASVAAGAAALTVMVALAPASSAEPHSAQAHRSTCWATHYGPIPPGSTTANGDIFDNSKNTAATSLTRRHQLPFGTRVKVTNVANGKSLVVRINDRGTFRHTKQEPKCLDLTDGAFRRLGGSLNPDAGHIVVRQKVLR; encoded by the coding sequence ATGAGTAGGCGCATCCTGCAAGCCTCCGTCGCGGCCGGAGCAGCCGCGCTGACCGTAATGGTCGCCCTCGCTCCGGCGAGTTCGGCCGAGCCCCACTCCGCACAGGCACACAGAAGCACGTGCTGGGCAACGCACTACGGCCCGATACCCCCCGGCAGCACCACGGCCAACGGCGACATTTTCGACAACAGCAAGAACACCGCGGCGACTTCGCTGACGCGCAGGCACCAACTGCCGTTCGGCACCCGGGTGAAGGTCACCAACGTGGCGAACGGCAAGTCCCTGGTCGTGCGCATCAACGACCGCGGCACCTTCAGGCACACGAAGCAGGAACCCAAGTGTCTGGACCTGACCGACGGAGCCTTCCGCCGGCTCGGCGGCAGCCTCAATCCCGACGCCGGTCACATCGTCGTAAGGCAGAAGGTCCTGAGGTGA
- a CDS encoding glycoside hydrolase family protein yields MRKIHALALSFLLSAALVAGGQGDASTAVAAESHSATTAAATAAAKKKGISAWKFRGVTKSLADSNVGWFYTWSSSKGGIKPPRGVEFVPMIHDAGSVTEKELGRAKKQGKTLLGFNEPDRPDQAHMTVNQALDLWPRLQSTAMRLGAPAVATGGDVTGGWLDRFMKGAAARHYRVDFIPLHWYGADFDAHRAARQLRSYIEAVHQRYKRPVWLTEYALTDFSSSTPRYPNKAQQAAFVKKSTVMLQHLPYVHRYAWFTLSTNRGDGTGLYHNARANRVGAAYRSAG; encoded by the coding sequence ATGCGGAAGATTCATGCCCTCGCCCTGTCGTTCCTGCTGTCGGCCGCGCTCGTGGCCGGCGGCCAGGGTGATGCGTCCACGGCGGTCGCGGCGGAAAGCCATTCCGCCACCACAGCCGCAGCCACCGCCGCAGCGAAGAAGAAGGGCATCAGCGCCTGGAAGTTCCGCGGTGTCACCAAGTCGCTGGCCGACTCGAACGTCGGCTGGTTTTACACCTGGTCGTCGAGCAAGGGCGGCATCAAGCCGCCGCGCGGTGTCGAGTTCGTACCCATGATTCACGACGCGGGCTCGGTAACCGAGAAGGAGCTCGGCCGAGCCAAGAAGCAGGGCAAGACCCTGCTCGGCTTCAACGAGCCGGACAGGCCGGATCAGGCGCACATGACCGTGAACCAGGCACTCGACCTGTGGCCCCGGCTGCAGTCGACCGCTATGCGTCTGGGCGCTCCCGCCGTGGCTACCGGCGGAGATGTCACCGGCGGCTGGCTGGACCGATTCATGAAGGGGGCCGCGGCACGGCACTACCGGGTCGATTTCATCCCCCTGCACTGGTACGGCGCGGACTTCGACGCCCACCGCGCGGCACGTCAGTTGCGCAGCTACATCGAGGCCGTGCACCAGCGCTACAAGAGGCCGGTCTGGCTCACGGAATACGCCTTGACCGACTTTTCGTCCAGCACCCCGCGCTATCCGAACAAAGCGCAGCAGGCGGCATTCGTGAAGAAGTCGACGGTCATGCTCCAGCACCTGCCCTACGTCCACCGATACGCGTGGTTCACCCTCTCCACAAACCGCGGCGACGGCACCGGCCTTTACCACAATGCGCGGGCCAACCGCGTGGGCGCCGCCTACCGCTCGGCAGGCTGA
- a CDS encoding chitinase — protein sequence MVRKPGAVHAVLTAVLIAISAINLSVTTASAAEHRGGFVVSKAQYNKMFPHHKKLYTYKGLVKAMKAFPAFAHTGDAKTRKREAAAFLANVSHETSGLIYINEQNKAAWPTYCADEPYGCPAGQSAYHGRGPLQISWNYNYKAAGDAFHVDLLHHPDLAAKNSTVTWKLALWYWMTQSGPGTMTPHHAMVESGGFGETIRSINGGIECNGGNPAEVQDRIAKYKKFTRKLHVGTGKHLSC from the coding sequence ATAGTGCGAAAGCCAGGTGCCGTCCACGCCGTGCTCACCGCCGTACTGATAGCGATCTCCGCGATCAATCTGAGCGTCACCACGGCGTCCGCGGCAGAGCACAGGGGCGGATTCGTCGTCAGCAAGGCGCAGTACAACAAGATGTTCCCGCACCACAAGAAGCTCTACACGTACAAAGGCCTGGTCAAGGCGATGAAGGCGTTCCCTGCCTTCGCGCACACGGGCGACGCCAAGACCAGGAAGCGTGAGGCCGCCGCCTTCCTCGCGAACGTCAGCCACGAGACCAGCGGACTGATCTACATCAACGAGCAGAACAAGGCCGCCTGGCCGACCTACTGCGCAGACGAGCCATACGGCTGCCCGGCCGGCCAGTCCGCGTACCACGGCCGGGGCCCGCTCCAGATCAGCTGGAACTACAACTACAAGGCCGCGGGCGACGCGTTCCACGTCGATCTGCTGCACCACCCCGACCTCGCGGCGAAGAACTCCACCGTGACCTGGAAGCTCGCGCTCTGGTACTGGATGACCCAGTCCGGCCCCGGCACTATGACGCCGCATCACGCGATGGTCGAGAGCGGCGGCTTCGGCGAGACGATCCGCAGCATCAACGGCGGCATCGAGTGCAACGGCGGTAACCCGGCCGAGGTGCAGGACCGGATCGCCAAGTACAAGAAGTTCACCAGGAAGCTCCACGTCGGCACCGGCAAGCACCTCAGCTGCTGA
- a CDS encoding SUKH-3 domain-containing protein: MLDALGVAGWTAGRKIAAGDWAQQLTAAGFELNDTAVGVWAEFGELTIKSCPARVPASSLHVDPVDACVDTTAEASKLRHRYAENYSPLGMWSVQFRSYIAASGRVVAVGPNSLWLLGSTFAEALAYVVDGDAGVNRAEQADWLANCPTGR, encoded by the coding sequence GTGTTGGACGCGCTTGGCGTTGCTGGGTGGACAGCAGGCCGCAAGATCGCCGCAGGGGACTGGGCCCAGCAACTGACAGCCGCTGGGTTCGAGCTCAATGACACGGCGGTCGGGGTCTGGGCCGAGTTCGGCGAGCTGACGATCAAGAGCTGCCCCGCTCGCGTCCCTGCCTCGTCACTGCACGTAGACCCCGTTGACGCTTGCGTCGACACCACCGCGGAAGCGTCCAAGCTGAGGCACCGATACGCAGAGAACTACAGCCCTCTGGGCATGTGGTCGGTCCAGTTCAGGTCGTATATCGCGGCCAGCGGGCGCGTCGTCGCCGTCGGGCCGAACTCCCTCTGGCTCCTGGGGTCGACCTTCGCGGAGGCACTGGCCTACGTGGTGGACGGCGATGCCGGCGTCAATCGTGCAGAACAAGCAGACTGGCTCGCCAACTGCCCCACCGGCAGATGA
- a CDS encoding transposase, which produces MAGVITASEPSWIAPFTGLSPRLFGKLVNVLRRGGADAVRRGRPWSLPLEDRALLVAAYWRTNLTMRQLAPLFGVSKSAADRIIDHLGPMLALQPRKRFAKDTVLIVDGTLVPTRDHTIAAQSKNYRYSTNHQVVIDADTRLVVMVGRPLPGNRNDCKAWEESGAKAAVGRTLTIADGGYPGTGLVMPHRRRMGEDLPDWKEAHNKSHKQVRARVEHVFARMKTWKVLRDCRLKGDGVHHAMRGIARMHNLALAG; this is translated from the coding sequence GTGGCTGGTGTGATCACGGCGTCGGAGCCGTCCTGGATAGCCCCGTTCACCGGTCTGAGCCCTCGCCTGTTCGGCAAGCTGGTGAACGTACTGCGGCGCGGGGGTGCAGACGCGGTCCGCAGGGGCCGGCCATGGAGCCTTCCGCTGGAGGACCGGGCACTGCTGGTCGCGGCGTACTGGCGCACGAACTTGACGATGCGCCAGCTCGCTCCGCTGTTCGGGGTGTCCAAATCGGCAGCGGACCGCATCATCGACCACCTCGGGCCGATGCTCGCGCTCCAGCCCCGCAAGCGGTTCGCCAAGGACACCGTGCTCATCGTGGACGGCACCCTGGTCCCCACCCGCGACCACACCATCGCTGCGCAGTCGAAGAACTACCGGTACTCCACCAACCACCAGGTCGTCATCGACGCCGACACCCGGCTCGTCGTCATGGTCGGGCGACCGCTGCCCGGGAACCGCAACGACTGCAAGGCGTGGGAGGAATCAGGCGCCAAGGCCGCCGTCGGCAGGACACTCACGATCGCCGACGGCGGCTATCCCGGCACGGGACTCGTCATGCCCCATCGCCGACGCATGGGTGAAGACCTGCCCGACTGGAAGGAAGCGCACAACAAGTCCCACAAGCAGGTCCGCGCCCGCGTCGAGCACGTCTTCGCCCGGATGAAGACCTGGAAGGTCCTCCGCGACTGCCGCCTCAAAGGCGACGGAGTCCACCACGCCATGCGCGGCATCGCCCGCATGCACAACCTCGCCCTCGCCGGATAG
- a CDS encoding thaumatin family protein translates to MKRFRELLFAAALCVMPVLAGAGAAHTAAADASRTAPSATALTASAATPAARAAAGAHTVTFVNRSGKKLWIGSTVNKGEPDGNSKNLKSLPVLKPGQSATVTIPENKAPHHWRGKFFARQGCSGKSGSSFHCAIGDCGKFAKRCVTGEQPVSLAEFNFDKKDADAPWYDVSYVNAVSLPITIAPKGAEEVTQNGPCSKQGCRKNLLRYCPRTDRVHNSDGMTVLCVNPSRDAPSAYSDAVKRHCPKAYAWSKQDTETGNRTMRQCSKCKGFVVTFW, encoded by the coding sequence GTGAAGAGATTCCGCGAGTTGCTTTTCGCGGCCGCGCTGTGCGTCATGCCGGTCCTCGCGGGCGCCGGAGCCGCGCACACCGCTGCGGCCGACGCATCGCGCACCGCGCCCAGCGCCACCGCGCTCACCGCCTCGGCAGCCACGCCCGCGGCCCGTGCGGCCGCCGGCGCGCACACGGTGACGTTCGTGAACCGGTCCGGGAAGAAGCTGTGGATCGGCAGCACCGTCAACAAAGGGGAGCCCGACGGCAATTCGAAGAACTTGAAGTCGCTCCCTGTGCTCAAGCCCGGGCAGTCGGCGACCGTGACGATCCCGGAGAACAAGGCGCCCCACCACTGGCGCGGCAAGTTCTTCGCCCGCCAGGGGTGTTCCGGCAAGTCGGGGAGTAGCTTCCACTGCGCCATCGGCGACTGCGGGAAATTCGCCAAGCGCTGCGTGACGGGTGAACAGCCGGTCAGTCTGGCCGAATTCAACTTCGACAAGAAGGACGCCGACGCACCCTGGTACGACGTCAGCTACGTCAACGCCGTCTCACTGCCGATCACGATCGCACCCAAGGGCGCCGAGGAAGTCACCCAGAACGGCCCGTGCTCCAAGCAGGGTTGCAGGAAGAACCTGCTCCGCTACTGCCCGAGGACCGATCGGGTGCACAACTCCGACGGAATGACGGTCCTGTGCGTGAACCCCAGCCGGGATGCCCCATCCGCCTACAGCGACGCCGTCAAGAGGCACTGCCCCAAGGCGTATGCCTGGTCCAAGCAGGACACGGAGACCGGCAACAGGACAATGCGGCAGTGCAGCAAGTGCAAGGGCTTCGTCGTGACCTTCTGGTAA
- a CDS encoding beta-1,3-glucanase family protein codes for MTSPYSHLFTRRTLLTSMAGAVAAGSTLVSAAPRAVAESDAGPTMDSTADLAAAAAQGLPLTIVNNSGEFANHSVHLYIVGSKGGRQVRVTRRGTLAPVKLSDNHAGGFTDYAIPMAARGKTTLRLPSMSGRIYVALGHKLKFKAVMGADGKVALQHPAGWVESDPNYPVLHDFVEFTHNASGMYCNTTMVDMFSVPMTIRLNGAKDHSTGRMRDGGRARVFHALRNHPDFSRLVVGERRVIAPSHGLDTGRFPQHYFDHYIDRVWHTYQNKNLIVRTNAGTFTGRVSDHRLTFTGPASVSFAKPSTRDVLFCDGALAAPNDGTTGPVAAALGAGFNRSTLLSHRKQPTTHAAAFYDTTVTNHYAKAIHAATTNGKAYGFAFDDVADWASYIEDARPRHMHLTLTPF; via the coding sequence ATGACCTCGCCCTACTCACACCTGTTCACCCGCCGCACACTGCTCACCTCGATGGCCGGTGCCGTCGCGGCCGGATCGACCCTCGTCTCCGCCGCCCCGCGTGCCGTGGCCGAGTCCGACGCTGGCCCGACCATGGACTCCACCGCAGACCTCGCCGCCGCGGCCGCTCAGGGGCTGCCGCTGACGATCGTCAACAACAGCGGCGAGTTCGCCAACCACTCGGTCCACCTGTATATCGTGGGCAGCAAGGGAGGCCGACAGGTGCGGGTCACCCGGCGCGGCACCCTGGCCCCCGTCAAGCTCTCCGACAACCACGCGGGCGGCTTCACCGACTACGCCATCCCGATGGCCGCCCGGGGAAAGACCACGCTGCGACTGCCGTCCATGTCCGGCCGCATCTACGTCGCACTGGGCCACAAGCTGAAGTTCAAGGCCGTCATGGGCGCCGACGGAAAGGTCGCCCTGCAGCACCCGGCGGGCTGGGTGGAGTCCGACCCCAACTATCCCGTGCTGCACGACTTCGTGGAGTTCACCCACAACGCGTCCGGCATGTACTGCAACACCACCATGGTGGACATGTTCAGCGTGCCGATGACGATCCGGCTGAACGGAGCGAAGGACCACAGCACCGGCCGGATGCGCGACGGTGGCCGCGCCCGGGTCTTCCACGCCCTGCGGAACCACCCTGACTTCTCGCGCCTCGTCGTGGGGGAGCGGCGCGTCATCGCCCCGAGCCACGGCCTCGACACCGGCCGGTTCCCCCAGCACTACTTCGACCACTACATCGACAGGGTCTGGCACACCTACCAGAACAAGAACCTCATCGTCAGGACGAACGCCGGCACCTTCACCGGCCGGGTCAGCGACCACCGCCTCACCTTCACCGGCCCGGCATCGGTGTCCTTCGCCAAGCCCTCCACCCGTGACGTCCTCTTCTGCGACGGGGCGCTCGCCGCCCCCAACGACGGGACCACCGGCCCCGTCGCGGCCGCCCTGGGCGCCGGCTTCAACCGCTCGACGCTGCTGAGCCACCGCAAGCAGCCCACCACCCACGCGGCCGCCTTCTACGACACGACCGTCACCAACCACTACGCCAAGGCCATCCACGCCGCGACCACCAACGGCAAGGCCTACGGCTTCGCCTTCGATGACGTCGCGGACTGGGCCTCCTACATCGAGGACGCCAGGCCCCGGCACATGCACCTGACGCTGACCCCGTTCTGA
- a CDS encoding ROK family protein, producing MHEALVLRLLREHGPLTRGELGALCGLSRTTLYDIVGALMDKGTVVASVPEAARRKRGRPAEVLALNPGAGRLLGIEFARRAVRVAAMDAAHEIAGTAGEQHGPDTPWQTRIDLAWQLADGLTDGTLRSGTLEGIGVGTVGPVGPPDRRSPWAPPHDTVAALVRERFGSQVLIDNNTRLAALAETICGAAAGWQNVLYLRLSHGVGGGLVVAGALHRGAHGNSGRFGHITVDPDGAACECGGTGCLETVASIEAVLDACRAAGCAVADVPELVAALESGDRGAHAVLAQVGGYVGRVLADVCHALGPDVIVLGGELVEAGPALMEPIERKLNANVAPRSCGWPRVLPAGLGDAGTALGAIALLQQQSSMAPTG from the coding sequence ATGCACGAGGCCCTGGTGCTGCGTCTTCTGCGCGAGCACGGCCCCTTGACGCGGGGTGAGTTAGGGGCCCTGTGCGGCCTGTCCCGCACCACGCTCTACGACATCGTCGGAGCCCTCATGGACAAGGGCACCGTCGTCGCGTCGGTTCCGGAGGCGGCCCGGCGCAAGCGAGGTCGCCCGGCGGAGGTGCTGGCCCTGAATCCTGGGGCCGGCCGGCTGTTGGGCATCGAGTTCGCGCGTCGGGCGGTGCGGGTGGCGGCGATGGACGCGGCGCACGAGATCGCCGGCACCGCGGGTGAGCAGCACGGCCCCGACACGCCGTGGCAGACCCGCATCGACCTCGCCTGGCAGCTTGCGGACGGGCTGACGGACGGGACGCTGCGATCGGGCACCCTGGAGGGCATCGGCGTGGGGACGGTCGGACCGGTCGGCCCACCGGACCGTCGCTCACCGTGGGCGCCCCCGCACGACACCGTGGCGGCGCTGGTGCGCGAGCGCTTCGGGTCACAGGTGCTCATCGACAACAACACCCGGCTGGCGGCACTGGCCGAGACGATCTGCGGCGCGGCAGCAGGTTGGCAGAACGTGCTGTACCTGCGGTTGTCCCACGGTGTCGGGGGCGGTCTCGTGGTGGCCGGCGCACTGCATCGCGGCGCTCACGGCAATTCTGGGAGGTTCGGCCACATCACCGTGGACCCGGACGGCGCTGCCTGCGAGTGCGGCGGGACCGGGTGCCTGGAGACGGTGGCGTCAATCGAAGCCGTACTCGACGCCTGTCGCGCCGCGGGGTGTGCGGTGGCGGATGTGCCGGAGCTGGTGGCCGCGTTGGAGTCGGGTGACAGGGGCGCGCATGCGGTTCTGGCGCAGGTCGGCGGGTACGTCGGCCGGGTGCTGGCAGATGTGTGTCATGCCCTCGGGCCGGATGTGATCGTCCTGGGCGGCGAGTTGGTCGAGGCCGGTCCGGCCCTGATGGAGCCGATCGAGCGCAAGCTCAATGCGAACGTGGCGCCCCGCTCGTGCGGGTGGCCGAGGGTACTTCCGGCCGGACTCGGTGATGCCGGTACCGCCCTCGGCGCCATCGCTCTGCTTCAGCAGCAGTCCTCGATGGCACCCACGGGGTGA
- a CDS encoding sulfatase yields MIRTRQLLTGIVGVAALVFAAQSGVSAATNGAATTTDAAATTSPATTTPAPSAAAAAGRPNIVFMLTDDMSSNLLQYMPEVRKLQSQGTSFSDYVVSNSLCCPSRSSIYTGLYPHNTGVLGNEGPNGGFDAFHNNGLERDTFATALKAKGYRTAMMGKYLNGYDPTDTVDGQQPYVPPGWSQWDVVGNGYREYNYKLAHNHRIEPHGNQNKDYLTDVLSKKGQSFIEKSAAANKPFMLEVALFAPHGPSKPARRDKHDFPGLSAPQGPAFDKLPTNAPPWLARQDKLTEHEKNTIDKKFRKRAQSLQAVDKMLGKLRQTLERAHVADDTYVVFSSDNGFHLGEYRLKAGKQTAFDTDVRVPLVIAGPHVAAAQTSHAQVSNIDFAPTFQKIGGAPVSSRVDGHSMLQLLDGGSDAGWRTANLIEHQHAKQSPGDPDNHGGESISPPDYHAMRTDSHTYLEYDSGAKEYYDLRTDPDQLHNIADRLSGARLAKLHDALIRLENCRGDGCWSAGHA; encoded by the coding sequence ATGATTCGCACTCGTCAATTGCTGACAGGAATAGTCGGCGTGGCGGCGCTGGTGTTCGCCGCCCAGAGCGGAGTGAGTGCGGCGACGAACGGCGCCGCCACCACGACCGACGCTGCCGCTACGACAAGCCCAGCCACCACGACCCCGGCACCGTCGGCCGCAGCCGCCGCCGGTCGACCGAACATTGTCTTCATGCTCACCGACGACATGTCCTCCAACCTCCTGCAGTACATGCCGGAGGTACGGAAGCTCCAGTCGCAGGGCACTTCGTTCAGCGACTACGTGGTGAGCAACTCGCTCTGCTGCCCGTCCCGTTCGTCGATCTACACCGGTCTGTACCCGCACAACACCGGCGTCCTGGGCAACGAAGGACCGAACGGCGGTTTCGACGCCTTCCACAACAACGGACTGGAGCGGGACACGTTCGCCACGGCCCTGAAGGCAAAGGGCTATCGCACCGCGATGATGGGCAAGTACCTCAACGGGTACGACCCCACGGACACCGTGGACGGGCAGCAGCCGTATGTGCCGCCGGGCTGGAGCCAGTGGGACGTCGTCGGCAACGGCTATAGGGAGTACAACTACAAGCTCGCCCACAACCACAGGATCGAACCGCACGGGAACCAGAACAAGGACTATCTGACCGACGTCCTCAGCAAGAAGGGCCAGTCGTTCATCGAGAAGTCCGCAGCGGCGAACAAGCCGTTCATGCTGGAGGTCGCGCTCTTCGCTCCGCACGGTCCGTCCAAGCCGGCACGCCGGGACAAGCACGATTTCCCCGGGCTGAGCGCGCCGCAGGGCCCCGCCTTCGACAAGCTGCCGACCAACGCGCCGCCGTGGCTGGCCAGGCAGGACAAGCTGACCGAGCACGAGAAGAACACGATCGACAAGAAGTTCCGCAAACGCGCACAGTCGCTCCAGGCGGTCGACAAGATGCTCGGCAAGCTGCGTCAGACCCTGGAACGGGCCCACGTCGCCGACGACACCTACGTTGTCTTCAGCTCCGACAACGGCTTCCACCTTGGCGAATACCGGCTCAAGGCCGGTAAGCAGACGGCCTTCGACACCGACGTCCGAGTACCGCTGGTGATCGCAGGCCCCCACGTCGCCGCCGCACAGACGAGCCATGCCCAGGTGTCGAACATCGACTTCGCCCCCACCTTCCAGAAGATCGGCGGCGCACCGGTGTCGTCCCGCGTGGACGGACACAGCATGCTCCAGCTGCTGGACGGCGGATCGGACGCGGGCTGGCGCACAGCCAACCTGATTGAGCACCAACACGCCAAGCAGTCGCCGGGCGACCCCGACAACCACGGCGGGGAGAGCATCAGCCCGCCCGACTACCACGCCATGCGCACCGACTCCCACACCTACCTCGAGTACGACAGCGGCGCGAAGGAGTACTACGACCTGCGCACCGACCCCGACCAACTGCACAACATCGCCGACCGGTTGAGCGGGGCCCGGCTGGCGAAGTTGCACGATGCGCTGATCCGGCTGGAGAACTGCCGCGGCGACGGCTGCTGGAGTGCGGGACACGCGTAG
- a CDS encoding AraC family transcriptional regulator translates to MEVTSGVGGGTWRCLHVRKRTFQKGLHSLHLPASPGITLNAHVSGLLGIRGERDALAVKETFPLPDDVCVIPPGLSRTLVVAPKGDEPATIASLTVPLETLHRFVGEEDLRSRVSQLRDRYPAMRFDPVLAAMVKAVAVASEVGADDLYAQSAAQFIAAHVLAPHTTGSAKTPGALGSRQLETILTYMRENIGQPISVDDLASLVSFSRFHFVRCFKATTGSTPYRYLTELRIDLARKYLENSNDTIARIGQCCGFSGSGHFSRSFRRIVGCTPSQYRTMRA, encoded by the coding sequence TTGGAGGTAACCAGCGGGGTGGGCGGTGGAACGTGGCGCTGCCTCCATGTGCGGAAGAGGACGTTTCAGAAGGGCCTCCACTCGCTTCATCTTCCGGCGTCGCCAGGAATCACGCTGAACGCCCATGTGAGCGGCCTTCTGGGAATTCGCGGGGAGCGCGACGCTCTTGCCGTCAAAGAGACGTTCCCGCTGCCCGACGACGTGTGCGTCATCCCTCCGGGACTGAGCCGGACGCTGGTCGTCGCACCCAAGGGGGACGAGCCTGCGACGATCGCCTCACTCACCGTTCCACTCGAGACGCTGCACCGGTTCGTCGGCGAGGAGGACTTGCGCTCACGCGTCTCTCAACTGCGTGACAGGTATCCGGCGATGCGGTTCGACCCGGTCCTCGCGGCGATGGTGAAGGCGGTCGCTGTCGCGAGCGAGGTCGGTGCGGACGACCTGTACGCGCAGTCGGCGGCCCAGTTCATCGCCGCCCATGTTCTCGCACCGCACACCACCGGCTCGGCGAAGACGCCCGGTGCGCTGGGCTCACGACAACTGGAGACGATTCTGACCTATATGCGGGAGAATATCGGCCAGCCCATCTCAGTCGACGACCTGGCGTCCCTCGTCTCCTTCAGCCGTTTCCACTTCGTACGCTGCTTCAAGGCCACCACCGGATCCACGCCCTACCGCTATCTCACCGAACTCCGCATCGACCTGGCACGCAAGTATCTGGAGAACAGCAACGATACGATCGCCCGCATCGGCCAGTGCTGCGGATTCTCCGGTTCGGGACACTTCTCGCGGAGCTTTCGTCGAATCGTGGGATGCACCCCGTCGCAGTATCGGACGATGCGCGCCTGA